The following proteins come from a genomic window of Macrobrachium nipponense isolate FS-2020 chromosome 18, ASM1510439v2, whole genome shotgun sequence:
- the LOC135196695 gene encoding uncharacterized protein LOC135196695 has protein sequence MPWTASTPPPGGELPTTSRPPADKDTHHALTPSRRPATPPNKKKTSRLQGTRTGNPSMAQPDPQQTPSQTPPPFFFSPPQLVRLPRGPDTHHNPICPDPADASTPKPYHNYTPPQLVESPPRDKTPHPKKCPDPSRRPVPGLPQKKTSRLQGQDTHHARPPADASTPTPGLHN, from the exons ATGCCCTGGACAGCCAGTACACCCCCTCCAGGGGGGGAACTTCCCACAACTAGTAGACCTCCAGCGGAcaaagacacccaccatgccctgacccccaGCAGACGGCCAGCAACCcctccaaacaaaaaaaaaactagtagactccaggggacaagGACAGGAAACCCCAGCATGGCCCAACCTGACCCCCAGCAGACTCCCAGCCAGACacccccgcctttttttttttcccccccacaACTAGTACGACTCCCCAGGGGACCAGACACCCACCATAACCCCATTTGCCCTGACCCAGCAGACGCCAGTACCCCAAAACCCTACCACAACTA TACCCCTCCACAACTAGTAGAGTCCCCACCCAGGGACAAGACCCCACACCCCAAAaaatgccctgaccccagcagacgaCCAGTACCCGGcctaccacaaaaaaaaactagtagactccagggacaagacacccaccatgcccgaCCCCCAGCAGACGCCAGCACCCCTACCCCGGGCCTCCACAACTAG